Proteins from a single region of Mycoplasmopsis edwardii:
- a CDS encoding DNA-directed RNA polymerase subunit alpha, translating to MEKMKPLSYKEKSEFKEVMKNETTFLLSGLERGFGNTLGVALRRVILSNITTLAPFCVRIDGAEHEFTTVKDVVEDVPTIIMNLRKVRFTYKPEFVGENEIVKVKLQSNEAGIVTSSLMEINNPGIKVINPNIQIAETSKPNALKLEMYLRAGRGYMSFDENKTYIDETNVKSKLQTLTDITSGKSEFIAVDSDFSPAEKVKYSVRELNSSSPKIEEELEFTVVTDGTITAKDAIKEGSKILIGMFQEIGNVDKMEEVKIFEEPKVEEPQQVEDDLDITQLGLSVRSLNALRKSGKRKISQIAAMKLEELESTKNLGRKSIDEIIEKLREHGYELKEGGE from the coding sequence ATGGAAAAAATGAAACCTTTATCATACAAAGAAAAATCAGAATTTAAAGAAGTGATGAAAAATGAAACAACATTTCTTTTATCTGGTTTAGAGAGAGGATTCGGTAACACTCTTGGTGTTGCATTAAGAAGAGTTATTTTATCTAATATAACAACATTAGCACCTTTCTGTGTAAGAATAGATGGTGCAGAACATGAATTTACAACAGTTAAAGACGTTGTAGAGGATGTTCCAACAATCATTATGAACCTAAGAAAAGTTCGTTTCACATACAAACCAGAATTTGTAGGTGAAAATGAAATTGTTAAAGTTAAATTACAATCAAACGAAGCTGGTATTGTTACTTCATCATTAATGGAAATCAACAACCCAGGAATTAAAGTTATTAATCCTAACATTCAAATTGCAGAAACATCAAAACCAAATGCATTAAAATTAGAAATGTATTTAAGAGCAGGACGTGGATACATGTCATTTGATGAAAATAAAACATATATTGATGAGACTAATGTAAAAAGTAAATTGCAAACACTTACAGACATCACATCAGGGAAATCAGAATTTATCGCTGTTGACTCAGATTTCTCACCTGCTGAAAAAGTTAAATATAGCGTTAGAGAATTAAACTCTTCATCACCTAAAATCGAAGAAGAATTAGAATTCACAGTAGTAACAGACGGTACTATTACAGCTAAAGATGCAATTAAAGAAGGTTCAAAAATTTTAATTGGTATGTTCCAAGAAATTGGAAATGTTGATAAAATGGAAGAAGTTAAAATCTTTGAAGAACCAAAAGTTGAAGAACCACAACAAGTAGAAGATGATTTAGATATAACACAATTAGGTCTTTCAGTTCGTTCATTAAACGCATTAAGAAAAAGTGGTAAAAGAAAAATTAGCCAAATTGCTGCAATGAAATTAGAAGAACTAGAAAGCACAAAAAACTTAGGTAGAAAATCAATAGATGAAATAATTGAAAAACTTCGTGAACATGGTTATGAATTAAAAGAAGGAGGTGAATAG
- the rpsM gene encoding 30S ribosomal protein S13, with protein sequence MARILNVEIPNNKRVVISLTYIYGIGKSLAQEICKKANINENSRVQDLSEEELSRIREEAKVYLTEGDLRRETTLNIKRLMEIKCYRGIRHRKGLPVRGQSTQKNARTRKGPRKTVAGKKGK encoded by the coding sequence ATGGCTAGAATTTTAAACGTCGAAATTCCAAACAATAAACGTGTTGTTATTTCATTAACATACATTTATGGTATTGGAAAATCATTAGCACAAGAAATTTGTAAAAAAGCTAACATTAATGAAAACTCACGTGTTCAAGATTTATCAGAAGAAGAATTATCAAGAATCCGTGAAGAAGCTAAAGTTTACTTAACAGAAGGTGATTTACGTAGAGAAACAACATTAAACATTAAACGTTTAATGGAAATTAAATGCTACCGTGGAATTAGACACCGTAAAGGATTACCAGTACGTGGACAATCAACTCAAAAGAATGCTCGTACACGTAAAGGTCCAAGAAAAACTGTTGCTGGAAAGAAAGGTAAATAA
- the rpmJ gene encoding 50S ribosomal protein L36, whose product MKVRASVKRMCKDCKMIKRKGVNRVICVQPKHKQRQG is encoded by the coding sequence ATGAAAGTTAGAGCAAGTGTTAAAAGAATGTGTAAAGACTGTAAAATGATTAAACGTAAAGGTGTAAACCGTGTTATCTGTGTTCAACCAAAACACAAACAAAGACAAGGGTAA
- the ftsY gene encoding signal recognition particle-docking protein FtsY, with product MGFFKNLVNKVFKKENKDIETLKEELKEQREKEIVNSEKFRKYENGLENSSSFGKKLLEIQNRYNEIDEDFFEELEELLIMSDINLKLVDVIIEKIKQEVRTNNIDDPKLIGELIADQLFVIYTGNTITNTNLNVKNDRLNVLIFVGVNGSGKTTSIAKLAYKYIQEGKKVLIAAGDTFRAGAVNQLGVWADRIGADIIKPQKEGADPASVVFESLEKATNENYDILIIDTAGRLQNKVNLMNELSKMVGIIQRFIPDAPHESLLVLDATTGQNGLSQAKNFKEIANLTGVILTKLDGTSKGGIVLSIKDEYGLDVKYVGLGEKLEDLQEFDLELFIYQMTKDLINE from the coding sequence TAATAGTGAAAAGTTTAGAAAATATGAAAACGGTCTAGAAAACAGCTCTTCTTTTGGTAAAAAGCTTTTAGAGATTCAAAATAGATATAATGAAATTGATGAAGACTTTTTTGAAGAATTAGAAGAATTATTAATCATGTCAGATATTAACTTAAAGTTAGTAGATGTTATTATTGAAAAAATTAAGCAAGAGGTTAGAACAAATAATATTGATGATCCAAAACTTATTGGTGAATTAATTGCTGATCAATTATTTGTTATTTACACCGGAAACACAATCACAAATACTAATTTAAATGTTAAAAATGATAGATTAAATGTTTTAATTTTTGTCGGTGTTAATGGCTCAGGTAAAACTACTTCTATTGCGAAACTTGCATATAAATATATTCAAGAAGGTAAGAAAGTTTTAATTGCAGCTGGTGATACTTTTAGAGCAGGTGCTGTTAATCAACTCGGTGTTTGAGCAGATAGAATTGGCGCAGATATTATTAAACCACAAAAAGAAGGTGCAGATCCTGCTTCAGTTGTTTTTGAATCATTAGAAAAAGCAACAAATGAAAATTATGATATCTTAATTATTGATACAGCAGGTAGATTGCAAAATAAAGTTAACTTAATGAATGAACTTTCAAAAATGGTAGGAATTATTCAAAGATTCATTCCGGATGCACCTCATGAATCATTATTAGTATTAGACGCTACTACAGGTCAAAACGGTTTATCACAGGCTAAAAACTTTAAGGAAATTGCAAACTTAACCGGTGTTATCTTAACTAAACTTGATGGTACTTCAAAAGGTGGAATAGTTCTTTCTATTAAAGATGAATATGGTTTAGATGTTAAATATGTTGGTTTAGGTGAAAAGCTTGAAGACTTACAAGAGTTTGACTTAGAATTATTTATTTACCAAATGACAAAGGATTTAATTAATGAGTAG
- the rpsK gene encoding 30S ribosomal protein S11, whose product MARKTKKKNIVNGVVHIHSTNQNTIVTFADEKGDVIAWSSAGAIGYKGTKKKTPYAAGLAAAAAAEAAKEHGIKSVKVELKGLGAGKEAAKKQIEVSGITVTEVKDVTPIPHNGTRPPKRILKRERAKK is encoded by the coding sequence ATGGCTCGTAAAACTAAAAAGAAAAATATAGTTAATGGTGTTGTTCACATTCACTCAACAAACCAAAATACTATTGTTACATTCGCTGACGAAAAAGGTGATGTTATTGCTTGATCATCTGCTGGAGCTATTGGTTACAAAGGAACTAAGAAGAAAACTCCATATGCAGCTGGTTTAGCTGCTGCCGCAGCCGCTGAAGCTGCTAAAGAACACGGAATCAAATCAGTTAAAGTTGAATTAAAAGGTTTAGGTGCAGGTAAAGAAGCTGCTAAAAAACAAATCGAAGTTTCAGGAATTACAGTTACTGAAGTTAAAGATGTTACACCAATTCCTCACAATGGTACAAGACCACCAAAACGTATTTTAAAACGTGAACGTGCAAAAAAATAA
- the infA gene encoding translation initiation factor IF-1, protein MAKDAIKFKAIVKEAHTTDLYTVQLEDNGALIKAHISGKMRVNHIRILPGDAVDVEISPYDLTQGRIVYRHK, encoded by the coding sequence TTGGCAAAAGATGCAATAAAATTTAAAGCTATTGTTAAAGAAGCACATACAACTGATTTATATACAGTTCAGCTTGAAGACAATGGTGCACTTATTAAAGCTCATATCTCAGGTAAAATGCGTGTTAATCACATAAGAATTTTACCAGGTGATGCTGTTGATGTTGAGATTAGTCCTTATGATTTAACACAAGGAAGAATCGTATATAGACATAAATAA
- a CDS encoding adenylate kinase family protein, whose protein sequence is MINKNLIFMGEPGAGKGTVAEIISNKTNLVHLSTGNIFRNEIKNETELGKKVQYYVNSGGYVPDEVTNEIVLNAIQKLKAENKYFILDGYPRTIAQAEFLNSLKEFSFKVIQLSVPHDVIIERLSGRRLCSKCGTGYHVKFKQPKVEGICDLDQTPLIQREDDNPEKIKNRLKIYQEQTQPLLDYYAKKGELITITALENPDIVAEKVLEKI, encoded by the coding sequence ATGATAAATAAAAATTTAATTTTTATGGGTGAACCTGGTGCAGGAAAAGGTACAGTTGCTGAAATCATTTCAAATAAAACAAACTTAGTACACCTTTCAACAGGAAACATTTTTAGAAATGAAATTAAAAATGAAACAGAACTTGGTAAAAAAGTTCAATATTATGTTAATTCAGGTGGTTATGTTCCTGATGAAGTGACAAATGAAATTGTTTTAAATGCAATTCAAAAATTAAAAGCAGAAAATAAATATTTCATTTTAGATGGATATCCAAGAACAATAGCTCAAGCAGAATTCTTAAATAGTTTAAAAGAATTTAGCTTCAAAGTAATCCAATTAAGTGTGCCTCATGATGTGATTATTGAAAGATTAAGTGGACGTAGATTGTGTAGCAAATGTGGTACAGGATACCATGTTAAATTTAAACAACCAAAAGTTGAAGGAATTTGTGATTTAGATCAAACTCCATTAATCCAAAGAGAAGACGACAACCCTGAAAAAATCAAAAATAGACTTAAAATCTATCAGGAACAAACTCAACCACTTCTTGACTACTATGCAAAAAAAGGTGAATTAATAACTATTACAGCGTTAGAAAATCCAGATATAGTGGCTGAAAAAGTACTAGAAAAAATTTAA
- the map gene encoding type I methionyl aminopeptidase: MSYIKTPEQIAKITKSCEILAEVKQVVWDFIRPGVSLKEIDQLAFKEIIKRGAKPAFLGLYGFPATACISVNEQLIHGIPTDYIVKNGDLVSVDLGCIWQGYNSDSAFTKAIGNVSKMDRKLIQVAEGAFWAGVNAIKKGARLGDVSYAIGQYIKKNNLYTPIEFAGHGIGLSLHEDPDVYNTGQKGTGPLLVDGMVICIEPMVIQNRGIVILEDGFTVVSADGKRNSHYEHTVLIKDGKGIVLTKGI; the protein is encoded by the coding sequence ATGAGTTATATAAAAACACCAGAACAAATAGCTAAGATTACTAAAAGTTGTGAAATCTTGGCAGAAGTCAAACAAGTAGTTTGAGATTTCATAAGACCAGGGGTTTCTTTAAAAGAGATTGATCAATTAGCTTTTAAAGAAATTATAAAGCGTGGTGCAAAACCTGCCTTTTTAGGATTATATGGTTTCCCCGCAACAGCTTGTATATCTGTAAACGAACAATTGATCCACGGAATCCCCACTGATTACATTGTTAAAAATGGGGATTTAGTTAGTGTTGACCTAGGATGTATATGACAAGGATACAATAGCGATAGTGCTTTTACAAAGGCTATTGGAAATGTATCTAAAATGGATAGAAAACTTATTCAAGTTGCTGAAGGCGCTTTTTGAGCAGGTGTTAATGCAATCAAAAAAGGCGCAAGGCTTGGAGATGTATCATATGCAATAGGGCAATATATTAAGAAGAACAATTTATATACACCTATAGAATTTGCTGGTCATGGAATTGGGCTTTCATTACATGAAGACCCAGATGTCTATAACACAGGGCAAAAAGGTACAGGACCATTACTAGTTGATGGAATGGTTATATGTATTGAACCGATGGTTATTCAAAACAGAGGAATAGTTATATTAGAAGATGGATTCACCGTTGTTAGCGCTGACGGTAAAAGAAATTCTCATTATGAACACACTGTTTTGATTAAAGACGGAAAAGGTATTGTTCTTACGAAAGGAATATAA
- the uvrB gene encoding excinuclease ABC subunit UvrB produces the protein MKIFKLNSEYKPSGHQPEAIEFLTKGIKTNQEHQVLHGVTGSGKTFTIANIIENFDRPVLILSHNKTLASQLYSELKGFFPENAVEYYISYFDYFRPEAYISSTDTYIEKDSKTNQQIEILRMSTINSLLTRKDVIVVASVSAIYGALNPEIYAESFFRFFKTQEISIKDFARKLINIKYERNDIAPLPGQFTIKGDSVLIRPADSEESAIRVDFFGDEIEEISLVDALTKDVQKTFSNYVLSPGDAYATDNSVYDNIIPLIEEELKEQLDKFQKENKLLESQRLSQRVKNDIEDMREFRMCKGIENYSMYLDGRTFGDRPYTLLDYFPKDSLIFIDESHLTIPQLNAMISGDQSRKNSLVNYGFRLPSTLENRPLYLKEFEEEFSFKKIYVSATPAEYEINKSQENIFKMFVRPTGLMDPKITIKPTKNQIDDIYETIIKQRENNARTIILTTTKESSEKLSEYMQKRNVKAAYIHSEHTIFQRNEIIRKLRLGFYEIVIGINLLREGIDIPEVSKVIILDADKGGFMRSETNLIQIVGRASRNAQGEAILYADTISAAMQKCIDDNEYKRKIQSEYNKAHNIEPKTIIKKIPDIIEGRDILNAVDLIISKKQKTKSVNKEKIIEDLTKQMLKAAKERDYTRAQEIKDLIFELESEGK, from the coding sequence ATGAAAATTTTTAAGTTAAACTCAGAATATAAACCTTCTGGACATCAACCAGAAGCCATAGAATTCTTAACAAAAGGTATTAAAACCAATCAAGAACACCAAGTTTTACATGGTGTAACAGGTTCTGGTAAGACTTTTACCATAGCAAATATCATAGAAAACTTTGATAGACCAGTTTTAATACTTTCACATAACAAAACACTAGCAAGTCAACTTTATAGTGAACTCAAAGGTTTTTTTCCGGAAAATGCTGTTGAATACTATATTTCATATTTTGATTATTTTAGACCTGAAGCATACATATCAAGTACAGATACATATATAGAAAAAGACTCTAAAACTAACCAACAAATTGAAATCTTAAGAATGAGCACAATTAATTCTTTACTAACTCGTAAAGATGTCATAGTTGTAGCTTCAGTTAGTGCTATTTACGGTGCATTAAACCCTGAAATTTATGCAGAAAGCTTTTTCAGATTTTTCAAAACTCAAGAAATTTCAATCAAAGATTTTGCAAGAAAACTTATTAATATCAAATACGAAAGAAATGATATAGCACCATTACCAGGTCAATTTACTATAAAAGGTGATAGTGTTTTAATAAGACCTGCTGATTCAGAAGAATCGGCTATCAGAGTAGATTTTTTTGGTGATGAAATAGAAGAAATTTCCCTAGTAGATGCATTAACAAAAGATGTCCAAAAAACTTTTAGTAATTATGTTTTATCCCCTGGTGATGCTTATGCAACTGATAATTCAGTTTATGACAATATTATCCCCTTAATTGAAGAAGAACTAAAAGAACAGTTAGATAAGTTTCAAAAAGAAAACAAATTATTAGAATCACAAAGACTTTCACAAAGGGTTAAAAATGATATTGAAGACATGCGTGAATTTAGAATGTGTAAAGGTATCGAAAACTATTCAATGTACCTTGATGGTAGAACTTTTGGAGATCGCCCATATACTTTATTAGATTACTTTCCTAAAGACTCACTAATTTTTATCGATGAATCACATTTAACCATTCCTCAGTTAAATGCAATGATTAGTGGTGATCAATCAAGAAAAAACAGTTTAGTAAATTATGGATTTAGATTACCTTCAACTTTAGAAAATCGACCATTATACTTGAAAGAATTTGAAGAAGAATTTAGCTTTAAAAAGATTTATGTTTCAGCTACCCCTGCTGAATATGAAATCAACAAATCACAAGAAAACATCTTCAAAATGTTTGTTCGTCCAACAGGTCTAATGGATCCTAAAATCACAATTAAACCAACTAAAAATCAAATTGATGATATATATGAAACAATAATTAAGCAAAGAGAAAATAATGCTAGAACTATTATTTTAACAACAACTAAAGAATCATCCGAAAAATTATCTGAATACATGCAAAAAAGAAATGTTAAAGCAGCATATATTCACTCAGAGCACACCATTTTCCAACGTAATGAAATCATAAGAAAACTTAGATTAGGTTTTTATGAAATTGTTATTGGAATTAACTTACTACGTGAAGGAATTGATATTCCAGAGGTGTCTAAAGTAATTATATTAGATGCTGACAAAGGTGGTTTTATGCGTAGTGAAACTAACTTAATTCAAATTGTAGGTCGTGCATCTAGAAACGCACAAGGTGAAGCTATTTTATATGCAGACACCATTTCTGCAGCGATGCAAAAATGTATTGATGATAATGAATATAAACGTAAGATTCAATCAGAGTATAACAAAGCACACAATATAGAACCAAAAACTATTATTAAAAAGATCCCTGATATTATTGAGGGAAGAGATATACTTAATGCTGTTGACTTAATTATAAGTAAAAAACAAAAAACAAAATCTGTCAATAAAGAAAAAATTATCGAAGATTTAACAAAACAAATGCTCAAGGCAGCTAAAGAAAGAGATTACACGAGAGCTCAAGAAATTAAAGATTTAATTTTTGAGTTAGAAAGTGAAGGAAAATAA
- the rplQ gene encoding 50S ribosomal protein L17, with amino-acid sequence MANPTQIYSRDTKWRTGVMRSLVSELYANGHITTTLIRAKEVRRHAEKMIQKAKNPTLANRRIVASYLRKIKVNGSDKEVLKHLFDTIAPKYADRNGGYTRIIKLPKRQGDSTRMAIIELV; translated from the coding sequence ATGGCTAATCCTACACAAATTTACTCACGTGATACAAAATGAAGAACAGGTGTAATGCGTTCACTAGTTAGTGAATTATATGCAAATGGTCACATTACAACAACTTTAATTAGAGCAAAAGAAGTAAGAAGACACGCTGAAAAAATGATTCAAAAAGCAAAAAACCCTACTTTAGCAAATAGACGTATTGTTGCTTCATATTTACGTAAAATCAAAGTTAATGGATCAGATAAGGAAGTTTTAAAACACTTATTTGATACAATTGCACCAAAGTATGCAGACAGAAATGGTGGATACACAAGAATTATTAAATTACCAAAACGTCAAGGTGATAGTACACGTATGGCAATCATTGAACTTGTTTAA
- a CDS encoding sigma factor-like helix-turn-helix DNA-binding protein: protein MSRKDLANIEKYTMLYEKYQNLLTQNQRQIFELYFYQDLSYAEIAEITATTRTAAFDAVKKATAKLEKLEKQVYENQL, encoded by the coding sequence ATGAGTAGAAAAGATCTTGCTAACATTGAAAAATACACAATGTTATATGAAAAATATCAAAATCTACTTACACAAAACCAAAGACAAATTTTTGAGTTATATTTTTATCAAGATCTTTCATATGCTGAAATTGCAGAAATAACTGCAACAACTAGAACAGCTGCTTTTGATGCTGTTAAAAAAGCGACAGCAAAACTTGAAAAACTTGAAAAACAAGTATATGAAAACCAACTATAA